A window of the Gammaproteobacteria bacterium genome harbors these coding sequences:
- a CDS encoding electron transport complex subunit RsxB: MLISVLIFVIIALICGALLGLAAVRWATREDPLVEKINALLPQTQCG; encoded by the coding sequence ATGCTTATCTCGGTCCTGATCTTTGTCATTATTGCCTTGATCTGTGGCGCACTCCTGGGACTGGCTGCGGTTCGTTGGGCAACGCGCGAAGACCCGCTGGTTGAAAAGATCAATGCACTATTGCCACAAACCCAGTGTGG
- the rsxA gene encoding electron transport complex subunit RsxA, producing MTELFLIIVSTVLVNNFVLVKFLGLCPFMGVSQKLESAIGMALATTFVLTLSSVCSYLLNTYFLQPFGIEFLRTISFILVIAIVVQFTEMAVKKVSPLLYKILGIYLPLITTNCAVLGVALLNVQEAHTFVQSVFYGFGAALGFSLVMILFAAMRERLQAAQVPVTFRGAAIAFITAGMMSLAFMGFTGLVRF from the coding sequence ATGACCGAACTCTTTCTCATTATTGTCAGTACGGTATTAGTGAATAATTTTGTCTTGGTCAAATTCCTTGGACTTTGCCCGTTTATGGGCGTATCGCAAAAACTCGAATCTGCGATTGGCATGGCCCTGGCAACAACTTTTGTTTTAACTTTATCTTCGGTGTGCAGTTACTTACTCAACACCTACTTCTTGCAACCATTCGGGATTGAATTTCTGCGCACCATCAGTTTTATTCTGGTGATTGCGATTGTGGTGCAATTCACTGAAATGGCGGTTAAAAAAGTCAGCCCGCTGCTGTACAAAATTCTTGGCATCTACCTGCCATTGATCACCACCAATTGTGCCGTATTGGGTGTTGCTCTACTGAATGTACAGGAGGCGCACACTTTTGTGCAATCGGTATTTTACGGCTTTGGTGCCGCCCTCGGTTTTTCTCTGGTTATGATCTTGTTTGCCGCAATGCGCGAACGTTTGCAAGCGGCCCAGGTTCCGGTCACATTCCGTGGCGCAGCGATTGCCTTTATTACCGCAGGCATGATGTCATTGGCCTTTATGGGCTTTACCGGTCTGGTGAGGTTCTAG